One window of the Candidatus Dependentiae bacterium genome contains the following:
- the pheT gene encoding phenylalanine--tRNA ligase subunit beta yields MKLSLSWIFDHINADWRKQDIDYLISKFNAVSGEMEDFYKVKFNLKNFAIGRVIEINHKSIKLNIPEWDKDESFPVRSDAIINHYFMVTSDELGIRYAKLNDFNLAKEGLIPDLYLQEKELNGSWKEKFETEDVILEVDNKSITNRPDMWCHRGFAREIAAFMDLEFLPESKFLDEKPVFDFDKKTKITKTNPISIVIDDESACARFSGIYFESIKNRPTDILILSRFLKIDVRPINMLVDLTNYLMLDWSQPVHVYDAKMIEGEKIVARSAKKQEKLKLLDEVEIELVEQDLVIADNKKVLGLAGIMGGYYSGISKDTISVFFESANFDPAVIRRTSLRHKVRTESSMRFEKTLDKNLTTQAILRFLNLLRSYKLEFVAADEIISVGTPAKEVKIELSHEFLEKKSGIELQEYDVTLPLTRLGFKVEINTQEKNGFPEKIYSILVPSFRSSKDISIKEDILEEIIRFYGYDKIGLELPQISKIPNDLSHIFRLRDIKNYLINTAKMTEQQNYIFLNEIFLQSIGLKIENIVAEVVNPVSTDMYRLTNSLLINLFKNIKDNFAYRDSLRFFEFGRVWKQGVKDDIVEKRSLAGIFFEKKSDVNFYSCKSYITDILNLVGIDFKETVWEQVTKPDYVWAMPYQTAKIFLDGKKIGIVGKVDPSFLSKLDVLPESDAFFFDLDGDFLINHTVKTKKFVPLLKYQETYFDLSLFVPLNVKTVDIESKLKKVSDLIINVDLIDSFEREEWSDKRSLTFRILLADPEKTIEKVQIDEVWHNAVKTLEKLDIKLRD; encoded by the coding sequence ATGAAACTTTCTCTTTCTTGGATATTTGATCATATCAATGCCGATTGGCGCAAGCAAGATATTGATTATCTTATTTCTAAATTTAATGCCGTTTCCGGCGAAATGGAAGATTTTTATAAAGTAAAATTTAATTTAAAGAATTTTGCCATAGGCAGAGTAATAGAAATTAACCATAAAAGCATTAAATTAAATATTCCCGAATGGGATAAAGATGAAAGCTTTCCGGTAAGATCCGATGCAATTATTAACCACTATTTTATGGTAACAAGTGATGAATTGGGAATTCGTTATGCAAAGTTAAATGACTTTAATTTGGCAAAAGAAGGTCTTATCCCGGATTTATACTTACAAGAAAAAGAATTGAATGGTTCTTGGAAAGAAAAATTTGAAACAGAAGATGTAATACTTGAAGTTGATAACAAATCTATAACAAACAGACCCGACATGTGGTGTCATAGAGGCTTTGCAAGAGAAATTGCAGCTTTTATGGATCTTGAATTTTTGCCGGAATCTAAATTTTTAGATGAAAAACCTGTATTTGATTTTGATAAAAAGACAAAAATAACCAAAACCAATCCAATATCGATAGTTATTGATGATGAGTCTGCTTGTGCAAGATTTTCAGGAATTTATTTTGAAAGCATCAAAAATAGACCTACCGATATTTTGATTTTAAGTAGATTTTTAAAGATTGATGTAAGACCTATAAATATGCTTGTTGACCTTACAAATTATTTAATGCTTGATTGGTCTCAGCCTGTGCATGTTTATGATGCAAAAATGATTGAAGGCGAAAAAATTGTTGCAAGATCTGCAAAAAAACAGGAAAAACTTAAACTATTGGATGAAGTTGAAATTGAATTGGTTGAACAAGATTTGGTAATAGCAGATAATAAAAAAGTTTTGGGACTTGCGGGAATTATGGGGGGATATTATTCCGGAATATCAAAAGATACCATATCGGTGTTCTTTGAATCGGCAAATTTTGATCCTGCTGTAATTCGTAGAACGTCATTAAGACATAAAGTAAGAACTGAAAGTTCAATGCGATTTGAAAAAACTTTGGATAAAAATTTAACAACGCAAGCAATTTTGCGTTTTTTAAATTTACTAAGAAGTTATAAATTGGAATTTGTTGCAGCAGATGAAATAATTTCAGTTGGAACTCCGGCTAAAGAAGTGAAAATTGAATTATCGCATGAATTTTTGGAAAAAAAATCCGGCATAGAATTACAAGAATATGATGTTACATTGCCTCTGACAAGACTGGGGTTTAAAGTTGAAATAAATACTCAAGAAAAAAATGGGTTTCCTGAAAAAATATATTCAATTCTTGTTCCAAGCTTTAGAAGTTCAAAAGATATAAGCATAAAAGAAGATATTCTGGAAGAAATTATACGTTTCTATGGTTATGATAAAATTGGTTTGGAATTACCTCAAATTTCAAAAATACCAAATGATTTATCACATATCTTTAGATTAAGAGATATAAAAAATTACTTAATTAATACTGCAAAAATGACTGAACAACAGAATTATATCTTTTTAAATGAGATATTTTTGCAATCCATAGGGCTAAAAATTGAAAATATTGTAGCCGAGGTGGTAAATCCGGTTTCTACCGATATGTACAGATTAACCAATTCTTTATTGATAAATTTATTTAAGAATATAAAAGATAATTTTGCATATCGCGATAGTCTTCGTTTTTTTGAATTTGGCAGGGTTTGGAAACAGGGCGTTAAAGATGATATTGTAGAAAAACGATCTTTAGCAGGTATCTTTTTTGAGAAAAAGTCGGATGTAAATTTTTATTCTTGCAAATCTTACATTACAGATATTTTAAACTTGGTAGGAATTGATTTTAAAGAAACAGTTTGGGAACAGGTAACAAAACCTGATTATGTATGGGCAATGCCATATCAAACAGCCAAAATATTTTTGGATGGTAAAAAAATAGGCATAGTAGGAAAAGTTGATCCTTCATTTTTATCAAAATTAGATGTTTTGCCAGAAAGTGATGCTTTCTTTTTTGACTTGGATGGTGATTTTTTAATTAATCATACGGTAAAAACAAAGAAATTTGTTCCACTGTTAAAATATCAAGAAACATATTTTGACTTAAGTTTATTTGTTCCACTAAATGTTAAGACTGTTGATATTGAATCAAAACTTAAAAAAGTAAGCGATTTAATAATAAATGTTGATTTGATAGACTCTTTTGAACGTGAAGAATGGTCAGATAAAAGATCTTTAACATTTAGAATTTTATTGGCCGACCCGGAAAAAACAATAGAAAAAGTACAGATAGATGAGGTTTGGCATAATGCTGTAAAAACACTTGAAAAATTAGATATAAAATTGAGGGATTAA